The following coding sequences lie in one Blastopirellula retiformator genomic window:
- a CDS encoding DUF1559 family PulG-like putative transporter, with product MIPRLKAILVGFLAATMVISPQLAVHAQEAGQSNTGPQLQYIPQDAVGMGFLRTEPLLTSAFAQNYPVEVAEAFGAKYLGFNPMKISSITFYAVAPSPAAPAPQVVAVVKVSEKIDADEGFLAGIGEFAEDLTDRDLVKEALPDLQGKAFRVPSFPVDDFAAHLVDDQTFLIGTMLGIAEALDRDLKKEHSDPAKLLAATSENAEVALVLNVDPVRDPIEGFVKSQSIPFPFAVYKQLPIATKSISLRGQLSDKAALTLSIDAVDKEGVETLEYLVGFTMGMAQAALVDEAKRQAESEDEIEAAMGRYQLRMAESLLKTLEPKRDGTSLKITLEQADGGSAAMSVAVIGVLIGLLLPAVQQARAAARRAQSTNNLKQIALSMHVFHDTYKHFPPQAITDKDGKKLLSWRVALLPLLGYNELYEKFHLDEPWDSEHNSQLIEEMPDIFINPNSTAPHGSTNYVVPLGKGMAFEEPGPTPEGQKFAKGTSLYSMTDGTSNTLLCVENNYDAAVIWTQPEDLEVDLTDVWKDLGKSQVGGFNAAFADGSVRLISDQTSAKRLQLLLQRNDGQIIPQN from the coding sequence ATGATTCCTAGGCTGAAGGCGATACTGGTTGGTTTTCTCGCGGCGACGATGGTGATCTCGCCGCAGTTGGCGGTTCACGCCCAAGAGGCAGGGCAGTCAAACACAGGTCCTCAACTGCAGTACATTCCCCAAGACGCGGTTGGCATGGGATTTCTGCGAACCGAGCCTCTGCTCACTTCTGCGTTCGCGCAGAACTATCCGGTTGAAGTGGCGGAAGCGTTTGGGGCGAAGTATCTCGGCTTCAATCCGATGAAGATTTCGTCGATCACGTTTTACGCGGTGGCGCCTTCTCCGGCCGCTCCGGCCCCGCAGGTGGTCGCGGTCGTGAAGGTGTCGGAGAAGATCGACGCCGACGAAGGTTTTCTGGCGGGCATCGGTGAATTCGCCGAGGATTTGACCGACCGCGATCTGGTGAAGGAAGCGTTGCCGGATCTGCAGGGGAAGGCGTTTCGCGTGCCAAGTTTTCCGGTCGACGATTTCGCCGCCCATCTGGTCGATGATCAGACGTTTCTGATCGGAACGATGCTAGGGATCGCCGAGGCCCTCGATCGCGATTTGAAGAAGGAGCATAGCGATCCGGCGAAGCTACTGGCCGCAACGAGCGAAAACGCCGAAGTCGCACTGGTGCTGAACGTCGATCCGGTCCGCGATCCGATCGAAGGCTTTGTCAAATCGCAATCGATCCCGTTTCCGTTTGCCGTCTACAAGCAACTGCCGATCGCCACGAAGTCGATCTCATTGCGTGGTCAGCTGAGCGATAAGGCCGCCTTGACGCTGTCAATTGACGCCGTTGATAAGGAAGGCGTCGAGACGCTGGAGTACCTGGTTGGCTTTACCATGGGGATGGCGCAAGCGGCGCTGGTGGACGAAGCCAAAAGGCAGGCCGAGAGCGAAGATGAAATCGAAGCGGCGATGGGACGCTATCAATTGCGAATGGCGGAATCGCTGCTGAAAACGTTGGAGCCGAAGCGAGATGGAACCTCGCTGAAGATCACGCTAGAGCAGGCCGATGGCGGTTCGGCCGCAATGTCGGTCGCGGTGATCGGCGTGCTGATCGGCCTATTGCTTCCGGCGGTTCAACAGGCCCGAGCGGCGGCGCGGCGTGCGCAGTCGACCAACAACCTGAAACAAATCGCGCTCTCGATGCATGTGTTCCACGATACCTACAAGCATTTTCCTCCCCAGGCGATCACCGACAAAGATGGGAAGAAGCTGCTGTCATGGCGAGTCGCGCTGCTGCCCCTACTTGGCTACAACGAGCTCTACGAGAAGTTTCATCTCGACGAACCGTGGGATAGCGAGCACAACAGCCAGCTGATTGAGGAAATGCCGGACATCTTCATCAATCCGAACAGCACCGCGCCCCATGGTTCTACCAACTATGTGGTTCCGCTTGGCAAAGGGATGGCCTTTGAAGAGCCGGGACCCACGCCGGAAGGTCAAAAGTTTGCGAAAGGAACATCGTTATATTCGATGACCGATGGGACTTCCAACACGCTATTGTGCGTGGAAAACAACTACGACGCCGCGGTGATCTGGACGCAACCGGAGGACCTGGAAGTCGATCTGACCGATGTCTGGAAGGATCTGGGCAAGTCGCAAGTTGGCGGCTTCAACGCGGCCTTCGCCGATGGCAGCGTCCGACTGATCAGCGATCAGACGTCGGCCAAGCGGCTGCAACTGCTGTTGCAGCGGAATGACGGACAGATCATACCGCAAAATTAG
- a CDS encoding Gfo/Idh/MocA family protein — translation MSERPDSTENRRNFIKTAGAASALAAFAVPTVHAEEKEINTIQVALVGCGGRGSGAAADCLRVPDGRTKLVAMADVFQHRLDGSYQSLDRSFQSNKDKVDVPKERQFVGFEAYKNAMDALNPGDVVILATPLAFRWVHYTYAIEKGLNVFMEKPVIADGPSAKRMLALAEKADEKNLKSAVGLMVRHCRGRQELHKRIQDGEIGDIVTMRAYRMHGPVASAFSTPKPEDKPEVMFQIERFHSFLWASGGCFSDFYIHQIDETSWMKNAWPVKAQALGGRHYRENFIDQNFDAYAVEYTYDDGSKLFFDGRTMMGCRNDMSSVVHGSKGSAIVSTSGHTPGKVRTFQGQRQNRREVTWAWPQPEENPYQLEWNDFIDAIVNNKPYNEVPRGVEASLVTSMGRMAAHTGQEITYEQMLNCEHEFAPNVDKLTENGPAPIMPDANGRYSVPMPGKNKEREYA, via the coding sequence ATGAGCGAACGACCTGATTCGACCGAGAATCGCCGCAACTTTATCAAGACGGCCGGCGCCGCTTCGGCCTTGGCCGCCTTCGCGGTCCCCACCGTGCACGCCGAAGAAAAAGAGATCAACACGATCCAAGTCGCCCTGGTTGGCTGTGGCGGACGCGGCTCGGGCGCCGCCGCCGACTGCTTGCGCGTGCCGGATGGCCGCACCAAGCTGGTTGCGATGGCCGACGTCTTCCAACATCGCCTGGACGGCAGCTACCAATCGCTCGATCGTTCGTTCCAGTCGAACAAGGACAAGGTCGACGTGCCGAAGGAACGTCAGTTCGTCGGCTTCGAAGCCTACAAGAACGCCATGGACGCGCTGAACCCGGGCGACGTCGTCATCCTCGCCACGCCGCTCGCCTTCCGCTGGGTTCACTACACCTACGCGATCGAAAAGGGCCTGAACGTCTTCATGGAGAAGCCGGTCATCGCGGACGGTCCTAGCGCCAAGCGGATGCTGGCCCTGGCCGAAAAGGCGGATGAAAAGAACCTGAAGTCGGCGGTTGGCCTGATGGTCCGTCACTGCCGCGGTCGCCAGGAACTGCACAAGCGGATCCAAGATGGCGAAATCGGCGATATCGTGACGATGCGGGCCTATCGCATGCATGGTCCGGTCGCCTCGGCCTTCTCGACGCCCAAGCCGGAAGACAAGCCGGAGGTGATGTTCCAGATCGAACGCTTCCACAGCTTCCTGTGGGCCAGCGGCGGTTGCTTTAGCGATTTCTACATCCACCAGATCGACGAAACCTCGTGGATGAAGAACGCTTGGCCGGTCAAAGCACAAGCGTTGGGCGGACGTCACTACCGCGAGAACTTTATCGATCAGAATTTCGACGCCTACGCCGTCGAGTACACCTACGACGACGGTTCGAAGCTCTTCTTCGACGGCCGAACGATGATGGGTTGCCGCAACGACATGTCGAGCGTCGTGCACGGCAGCAAGGGTTCGGCGATCGTCAGCACCTCGGGTCACACCCCTGGCAAGGTTCGCACCTTCCAGGGACAGCGTCAGAACCGTCGCGAAGTGACTTGGGCCTGGCCGCAACCCGAAGAAAACCCGTACCAACTCGAATGGAACGACTTCATTGACGCGATCGTCAACAACAAGCCGTACAACGAAGTTCCGCGCGGGGTCGAAGCGAGCCTGGTCACCAGCATGGGACGCATGGCGGCCCATACCGGTCAGGAAATCACCTACGAACAAATGCTCAACTGCGAGCACGAGTTCGCCCCGAACGTCGACAAGCTGACCGAGAATGGTCCGGCCCCGATCATGCCCGACGCCAACGGCCGCTACTCGGTCCCGATGCCGGGCAAGAACAAGGAACGCGAATACGCGTAG
- a CDS encoding SUMF1/EgtB/PvdO family nonheme iron enzyme: MIRTLKVSAQLLSYLSIACWSVTAVAAKVDFEKEIAPILEMNCVSCHSGDEPEADFNLTTKELTMDSGSGEGLVPGDPDSSSIYTLAILERTDDMLMPPLRTGGPLTKPQTELLRAWIAEGADWPASRTLVAKPKPPGLFVSVDDFELVLKIHKKIVEQAEKEAGEPKDYQNKIPATQVDYRMVAVPGGEFLMGSPDGEELRHDDEGPQTKVEVDPFWIGKYEVTWDEYEPFMITQVDRRKDGGRIDYDGAKHTMVDAVSQPTPPYTEMSFGMGQRGYPAISMTQHAANKYCQWLSAQTGHFYRLPTEAEWEYACRAGTNTAYSFGDDPELLKQYAWFYDNANEKYQKVGLKKPNPWGLHDMHGNVMEWTADQYVPDYFKKLAELGKNPYVKPTTLYARTARGGGWDDDPDRLRSAARRGSDASWKIQDPQLPKSVWYHTNATQLGFRIVRPVEIPSPEEMYFYWNSARDVY, encoded by the coding sequence TTGATCCGCACTCTCAAGGTAAGCGCCCAGTTGCTTAGTTATCTCTCGATTGCCTGCTGGAGCGTCACCGCCGTTGCCGCCAAAGTTGATTTTGAAAAAGAGATCGCGCCCATTCTCGAGATGAACTGCGTCTCGTGCCACTCGGGCGATGAGCCGGAAGCGGATTTCAATCTGACCACCAAAGAGCTGACGATGGACAGCGGCTCGGGCGAAGGTCTGGTCCCCGGCGATCCCGATAGCAGCAGCATCTACACGCTGGCAATCCTTGAGCGGACCGACGACATGTTGATGCCGCCGCTGCGAACCGGGGGCCCGCTCACCAAACCGCAGACAGAATTGCTTCGCGCTTGGATCGCCGAAGGCGCCGATTGGCCCGCCAGCCGCACCTTGGTCGCCAAACCAAAACCGCCGGGCCTGTTTGTCTCGGTCGACGACTTTGAGCTGGTGCTGAAGATCCACAAGAAGATCGTCGAGCAAGCCGAAAAGGAAGCGGGCGAGCCGAAAGACTATCAAAACAAAATTCCCGCCACCCAGGTCGACTACCGCATGGTCGCCGTTCCCGGCGGCGAGTTCCTGATGGGCAGCCCCGACGGCGAAGAACTACGTCACGATGACGAAGGTCCGCAGACCAAGGTCGAGGTCGATCCTTTCTGGATCGGCAAATACGAAGTGACCTGGGATGAGTACGAACCGTTCATGATCACCCAAGTCGATCGCCGCAAAGATGGCGGGCGGATTGACTACGACGGCGCCAAGCATACGATGGTTGACGCGGTCAGCCAGCCGACGCCTCCCTACACCGAGATGAGCTTCGGCATGGGACAACGCGGCTATCCAGCGATCAGCATGACGCAGCACGCCGCCAACAAGTATTGCCAGTGGCTCAGCGCCCAGACGGGCCATTTCTATCGTCTGCCGACCGAGGCCGAGTGGGAATACGCCTGCCGTGCGGGCACCAACACCGCCTATTCGTTCGGCGACGATCCCGAACTGCTGAAGCAATACGCCTGGTTCTATGACAACGCCAACGAGAAGTACCAAAAGGTCGGTCTGAAGAAGCCTAATCCCTGGGGCCTGCACGATATGCATGGCAACGTGATGGAATGGACCGCCGATCAGTACGTGCCCGACTACTTCAAAAAGCTGGCCGAACTCGGCAAGAATCCTTACGTCAAACCAACCACGCTCTACGCACGCACCGCGCGTGGCGGCGGTTGGGATGACGACCCCGATCGCTTGCGGTCGGCGGCGCGACGCGGATCCGACGCTTCCTGGAAGATTCAAGATCCGCAACTGCCCAAGAGCGTCTGGTATCACACCAATGCGACGCAACTTGGTTTTCGCATCGTGCGTCCGGTAGAGATTCCTTCTCCCGAAGAAATGTACTTCTACTGGAACAGCGCTCGCGACGTTTACTAA
- a CDS encoding acyl-CoA desaturase, translating to MLKIETKQVESPQFESSPPPASERRQRLEKPTGVYPIRIWWEYVGVLTVIHVTALYAFWPWLFSWVGVASIVVGHHLFGMFGITVGYHRMLTHRSFQCRKWLEHTFAVLGVCCLQDTPARWVATHRVHHQHSDHREDPHTPLVNFMWAQFGWLTLKDHNFGKMAHLDRYARDIVRDPFYLWLERGQNGLFVFLAHAVVIYLIGGAIGWSYGGWPEAWRMSWSLLVWGVAVRTVVVWHLTWAVNSITHIWGYRTFETNDDSRNNWLIGYFTHGEGWHNNHHAWPTAAAHGQNWWEFDLSYRVIWLLEMVGLAWDVSRPDTKRKQKQKDEQAAA from the coding sequence GTGCTCAAAATTGAAACCAAGCAAGTCGAATCTCCGCAGTTCGAATCGTCGCCCCCTCCCGCTTCGGAGAGGCGTCAGCGGTTGGAAAAGCCGACCGGCGTTTACCCGATTCGCATTTGGTGGGAGTACGTCGGCGTCCTTACGGTAATCCATGTCACGGCGCTTTACGCTTTCTGGCCTTGGCTTTTTAGCTGGGTTGGGGTGGCTTCGATTGTGGTCGGGCATCATCTGTTCGGCATGTTCGGGATCACCGTCGGCTATCACCGCATGTTGACCCATCGCAGTTTTCAATGCCGGAAGTGGCTGGAACATACGTTCGCCGTGTTGGGCGTTTGCTGTTTGCAAGATACGCCTGCCCGCTGGGTCGCAACGCATCGGGTGCACCACCAGCATTCCGACCATCGCGAAGATCCGCATACGCCGCTGGTCAACTTCATGTGGGCCCAGTTTGGCTGGCTGACGCTGAAGGATCACAACTTCGGCAAGATGGCTCACTTGGACCGCTATGCCCGCGACATTGTTCGCGATCCGTTTTACCTTTGGCTAGAACGAGGGCAGAACGGGCTGTTCGTGTTTCTCGCTCACGCGGTGGTGATCTACTTGATTGGCGGCGCGATTGGTTGGTCGTATGGCGGCTGGCCGGAAGCTTGGCGGATGAGCTGGAGTTTGCTTGTGTGGGGCGTCGCCGTGCGGACGGTCGTGGTCTGGCACCTAACCTGGGCCGTCAACTCCATCACGCACATTTGGGGCTATCGGACGTTTGAGACGAATGACGACAGCCGCAACAATTGGCTGATCGGCTATTTCACGCATGGCGAAGGTTGGCACAACAATCACCATGCCTGGCCGACCGCAGCGGCGCATGGACAAAACTGGTGGGAGTTTGATCTCTCCTACCGCGTCATTTGGCTGCTGGAAATGGTCGGCCTGGCCTGGGACGTTTCGCGTCCGGATACCAAACGGAAGCAGAAGCAAAAAGATGAGCAGGCCGCCGCCTAG
- a CDS encoding alpha/beta hydrolase, with protein sequence MPAEVHTPEIFQAIRIVRAHAAEWKLDPNKIGIMGFSAGAELSAPTAVAYEAFERDHRDAGDPLADVSARPDFVGVIYPGPTPFTAKPETKIPADVPPSFIASAGSGDRVHALWATDYFAAMLKASAPNLEMHIYGNGRHGGGIKERDGIPFGTWPASYLAWLKDLGFLNKPGVRTKAAKDVAAYAKKSKS encoded by the coding sequence GTGCCTGCCGAAGTCCATACGCCCGAGATCTTTCAAGCGATTCGCATTGTTCGAGCACACGCCGCCGAGTGGAAACTAGATCCCAACAAGATCGGCATCATGGGCTTCTCGGCCGGGGCCGAACTGTCGGCGCCAACCGCCGTGGCGTACGAAGCGTTCGAACGGGATCATCGGGACGCGGGCGATCCGCTGGCCGACGTCTCGGCTCGCCCTGACTTTGTTGGCGTGATCTATCCGGGACCAACCCCTTTTACGGCGAAGCCGGAGACGAAGATCCCGGCCGACGTTCCCCCCAGCTTTATCGCTTCGGCTGGATCGGGTGATCGCGTCCACGCCTTGTGGGCGACCGACTACTTTGCCGCGATGCTGAAGGCGAGCGCCCCCAATTTAGAGATGCACATCTACGGCAACGGCCGCCATGGCGGCGGCATCAAAGAGCGAGACGGGATTCCGTTCGGAACCTGGCCTGCCAGTTACCTGGCGTGGCTGAAGGACCTCGGCTTTTTGAACAAGCCAGGCGTGCGGACCAAAGCGGCGAAAGACGTCGCCGCATACGCGAAGAAATCGAAGAGCTAG